A stretch of the Chelonoidis abingdonii isolate Lonesome George chromosome 11, CheloAbing_2.0, whole genome shotgun sequence genome encodes the following:
- the LOC116838275 gene encoding putative G-protein coupled receptor 33, giving the protein MFPPLAAQGTMEQDIMTLTPTTVASSSKTIEIMKIPHLTSAVLLFITFLVGVMGSGLYLWVLGLKMRRTVTTLWFLHLVFCYLLFTLLIPFFAIYILLAFHWVFGMATCKLLNALGSMGMFSSVFLLTLISLDRYILTHHPIWSRNHRTVPQAGKLVVGVWLASLGLSTPYLAFRETREVDGGRIACINNYNISRYWNGAKTQDLGRRVHLAMFVVRFLLGFLLPFCIIMGCYIRVGLKMKEKKLVWAGKPFKVKVAAMVSFFLGWLPHHFYHGLKLYKKEMPESVTGALLVIYTFTSCFNASFSPILYLFVGEKFWQVFRTSLLTLVKAALADDLGISAPKSNGRHGSEVENTKEEIV; this is encoded by the exons ATGTTTCCACCACTTGCTGCCCAG GGTACCATGGAACAAGATATCATGACACTTACACCAACTACAGTGGCAAGTTCCAGCAAGACCATAGAGATCATGAAGATCCCTCACCTGACCTCTGCTGTGTTGCTTTTTATCACCTTCCTGGTGGGTGTGATGGGGAGCGGACTGTATCTGTGGGTGTTGGGACTGAAGATGAGGAGGACGGTGACCACACTCTGGTTCCTCCACCTGGTCTTCTGCTACCTGCTCTTCACCCTGCTGATCCCCTTCTTCGCCATCTACATCCTCCTGGCTTTCCACTGGGTCTTCGGCATGGCCACGTGCAAGCTTCTCAATGCCCTCGGTTCCATGGGCATGTTCTCCTCTGTCTTCCTTCTCACACTCATCAGTCTGGACCGCTACATCCTCACTCACCATCCCATTTGGTCCCGGAATCACCGCACTGTGCCACAAGCTGGGAAGCTGGTTGTGGGTGTGTGGCTGGCCTCCTTAGGTCTCAGCACTCCCTACCTGGCTTTCCGGGAGACCCGTGAGGTGGACGGGGGCAGGATTGCCTGCATCAATAATTACAACATCTCAAGATACTGGAATGGAGCCAAGACGCAAGACCTGGGCAGACGGGTCCACCTGGCCATGTTTGTGGTCCGGTTCCTGCTGGGCTTCCTACTGCCGTTCTGCATCATCATGGGATGCTATATCCGTGTGGGGCTGAAGATGAAGGAGAAGAAGCTGGTGTGGGCTGGAAAGCCCTTCAAAGTCAAGGTGGCCGCTATGGTTTccttcttcctgggctggctgccccacCACTTCTACCACGGTTTGAAGCTCTACAAGAAGGAGATGCCAGAGTCAGTGACGGGTGCCCTTTTGGTCATTTACACCTTCACTTCCTGCTTCAATGCCTCCTTCTCTCCCATCCTTTACCTTTTTGTGGGGGAGAAGTTCTGGCAGGTCTTCAGGACGTCTCTTCTCACTTTGGTCAAAGCAGCTTTGGCTGATGATCTTGGCATCAGTGCTCCCAAGTCTAATGGAAGACATGGGTCAGAAGTTGAGAACACAAAAGAAGAGATCGTCTGA
- the LOC116838278 gene encoding putative G-protein coupled receptor 33: MEQDMMTLPSTTVTNSSKTPETMKIPHLASAVLLFITFLVGVVGNGMYLWVLGLKMRRTVTTLWFLHLVSCYLLFTLLIPFFAIYILLDFHWIFGMATCKLLNAFISIGMFSSVFLLTLISLDRYILTHHPIWSRNHRTVPQARKLVVGVWVASLSLSTPYLAFRETRVVDGDRIACINNYNISGDWNGAKTQDLSRRVHLAIFVVRFLLGFLIPFCIIMGCYARVGLKMKEKKLAWAGKPFKVMVAAVISFFLGWLPYHLYHSLNFYKKEMPESVTGALLVIYTFTSCFNASFTPILYLFVGENFWQVFRTSLLTLVKMAFVDDLSSGALTSSGRHGSEVENTKQEMV, translated from the coding sequence ATGGAACAAGATATGATGACACTCCCATCAACCACAGTGACAAATTCCAGCAAGACCCCAGAGACCATGAAGATCCCTCACCTGGCCTCTGCTGTGTTGCTCTTCATCACCTTCCTAGTGGGTGTGGTGGGGAACGGGATGTACCTGTGGGTGCTGGGGCTGAAGATGAGAAGGACGGTGACCACACTCTGGTTCCTCCACCTGGTTTCCTGCTACCTCCTCTTCACCCTGCTGATCCCCTTCTTTGCCATCTACATCCTCCTGGATTTCCATTGGATCTTTGGTATGGCCACGTGCAAGCTTCTCAATGCCTTTATTTCCATAGGCATGTTCTCCTCTGTTTTCCTTCTCACCCTTATCAGTCTGGACCGCTACATCCTCACTCACCATCCCATTTGGTCCCGGAATCACCGTACCGTGCCACAGGCTAGGAAGCTGgttgtgggtgtgtgggtggcTTCCTTAAGTCTCAGCACTCCCTACCTGGCTTTTCGGGAGACCCGGGTGGTGGATGGGGACAGGATTGCCTGCATCAATAATTACAACATCTCAGGAGACTGGAATGGAGCCAAGACGCAGGACCTGAGCAGAAGGGTGCACCTGGCCATCTTCGTGGTCCGGTTCCTGCTGGGTTTCCTGATACCCTTCTGCATCATCATGGGATGCTATGCCCGCGTGGGGCTGAAGATGAAGGAGAAGAAGCTGGCATGGGCTGGAAAGCCCTTCAAAGTCATGGTGGCTGCAGTGATTTccttcttcctgggctggctgcccTACCACCTCTACCACAGCTTGAACTTCTACAAGAAGGAGATGCCAGAGTCAGTGACGGGTGCCCTCTTGGTCATTTACACCTTCACATCCTGCTTCAATGCCTCCTTCACCCCCATTCTATACCTCTTTGTAGGGGAGAATTTCTGGCAGGTTTTCCGGACGTCTCTTCTCACTTTGGTCAAAATGGCTTTTGTTGACGATCTCAGCAGTGGTGCCCTTACTTCTAGTGGAAGACATGGGTCAGAAGTCGAGAACACAAAACAGGAGATGGTCTGA